Sequence from the Myxococcales bacterium genome:
CAACGTCATGCGCCAGCGGGGTCTCGTGTCGGCCGAGGACCGCGCTCGCGCGTTGGGCCAGCGCGGGGCGGTGGTGTGGCTCACGGGGCTCTCGGGCGCGGGAAAATCCACCATCGCGTTCGGCGTCGAGCGCGCGCTCGTGGATGCAGGTCACCTGGCTTTCGTGCTCGACGGCGACAACGTACGCCATGGTCTGTGTGCCGATCTCGGCTTCTCCGCGGCAGACCGAGACGAAAACGTGCGCCGAGTGGGCGAGGTGGCCGCCCTGATGGCGGACGCGGGCGTCATCGTGATCGCCTCGTTCATCTCCCCCTTCCGTGCCGGCCGCGCCAAGGCCCGCGATGCGGCCGGCCCCGAGCGCTTCTTCGAGGTGTTCCTGGATGTACCTCTGTCCGTCTGTGAAGGGCGCGATCCGAAGGGCCTCTACGAAAAGGCGAGGGCCGGAAAGATCGCGGAGTTTACTGGCATCAGCTCTCCTTACGAGCCGCCTGTGGCCCCCCGCCCTGGTGCTGGCCACGGGCACCATGCCCATTGGCTCCTGCGTGAACCAGGTGATGGACCTGCTCGTGCGCGCCCAGGTCGTGGGCACGCGCTAGCGGCTCAGCGGCGGCTCGCCCGGGGGTGCTTCGCGGCGAGGGCGTCCGCTGCGGCCCCGCGCCCCGTCGCCCGCAGACGTTCCAGGTAGGCGGGTAGATCCCGCCGCACGTGGTAGGGGCCGCCCTCGCGCAGGATCGTCCAGAACGGATCGCCGACGGGGCCATTCGTCTCCGGATCCATCTGCCCGAGCGTCTCGGCGCCCCAGGCCTCCAAGATGCGGCTGCCCTCGGCGACCAGGTCGGGCCGCAGGGCGGCCAGGTCGAACTGCTCGTGCGGATCTGCGCCAAGATCGAAGAGCGCGAGGTCGGGGTAAAGGTGATAGCCGTCGTGGTAGGTGCGTATCAAAAGGTACTCGCCTCCGCCCACGCGGAACCGGACGCTGCGCTGACACGTCCAGGCGCCCTGGCTCAGGACCAGCGCGTGGCGGCCTTCGTCCCGGCCCTCGCGCAGCGCCGTTGCCGCGCTTCGGCCGTCCCAGTTGCTGGGCACGGCACCGCCGGCCAGCTCCACGATCGTGGCCGCGAGGTCGAATTGGTAGTGGAGCGCGGAGGCCGTCTGGCCGGCGCGGGTGTCGGTGATCCCCGGCCATGCGAGCAGGAAGGGCACGTGGCAGGTCATCTCGTCGGCGGTCTGGTGATCGCCGTACACGTTCAGCTCGCCGAGGTTCTCTCCGTGATCACCGGTGACGATCCAGACCACGTCGTCGCCGAGGCCCATGTCCACGATCTTCTGCCGCAGGCGGCCCACCTGCGCATCGGCGTGCAGCACGCCGGCATCGTAGCCGTCGAACATCGCGCGCACAGCCGCAGTGGAATCGATGGTGGTGGGCTGTCGGGGGTAGTTCCACGCGAGCTCCGGCGGGGGCGCGTTCGAGAAGCCAATCGTGTCCTGGGCGCCATGAGGGCCACAGGCGGCGAAGTCGCGGGCGCGCACGGCTTCCGTCAACCATGCGGGGGGCGGGGTGTTCGCGAAGGGCTCTCCCAGCGCGGCCGGGGCACGGTAAGGCGTGTGGGGGTCCCAGAGGTGGACGTGAAGGAACCAATTGGGCTCGTGGCCGCGCCGGGCCAGCCAGTCTTCGGCCAGCGCTCCCACCACCTCGCCGCTTTCGAGGCCGCGCCGGCCAGGGTTGATGATCTCGTTGAAGTTCGCGTAAAAGTGCAAGGCGGCATGCCGCTCCCCGAACGAGCTCACCGTGGCGGTGGTATATCCCTGATCGCGCAGACAGCGCATGAAGCTGGTTCGGGTGAGGCGCGAGCTGAACCCGCGCGCCTCGCCATCGGGATACATCTCGGCGCGGGCGCCGCCGTGGTTCGCCACCCCGGTGTGAACGCCGAAGCGACCCGAAAACATGGCCGTGCGGCTCGGCAAGCAGGGTACGTCGGAGGCGTAGACGTTCGTAAAGCGCAGACCCTCGGCGGCGAGGGCGTCGATGTGGGGACTCGTCGGCCTGTGATACCCGTAGCAGCCGAGGTGGTCGGGGCGGAGGCAGTCGATATCGACGTACACGATGCGCATCGGCGCGCAGTGTACCGCGGGG
This genomic interval carries:
- the cysC gene encoding adenylyl-sulfate kinase, whose amino-acid sequence is MRQRGLVSAEDRARALGQRGAVVWLTGLSGAGKSTIAFGVERALVDAGHLAFVLDGDNVRHGLCADLGFSAADRDENVRRVGEVAALMADAGVIVIASFISPFRAGRAKARDAAGPERFFEVFLDVPLSVCEGRDPKGLYEKARAGKIAEFTGISSPYEPPVAPRPGAGHGHHAHWLLREPGDGPARARPGRGHALAAQRRLARGCFAARASAAAPRPVARRRSR
- a CDS encoding sulfatase — protein: MRIVYVDIDCLRPDHLGCYGYHRPTSPHIDALAAEGLRFTNVYASDVPCLPSRTAMFSGRFGVHTGVANHGGARAEMYPDGEARGFSSRLTRTSFMRCLRDQGYTTATVSSFGERHAALHFYANFNEIINPGRRGLESGEVVGALAEDWLARRGHEPNWFLHVHLWDPHTPYRAPAALGEPFANTPPPAWLTEAVRARDFAACGPHGAQDTIGFSNAPPPELAWNYPRQPTTIDSTAAVRAMFDGYDAGVLHADAQVGRLRQKIVDMGLGDDVVWIVTGDHGENLGELNVYGDHQTADEMTCHVPFLLAWPGITDTRAGQTASALHYQFDLAATIVELAGGAVPSNWDGRSAATALREGRDEGRHALVLSQGAWTCQRSVRFRVGGGEYLLIRTYHDGYHLYPDLALFDLGADPHEQFDLAALRPDLVAEGSRILEAWGAETLGQMDPETNGPVGDPFWTILREGGPYHVRRDLPAYLERLRATGRGAAADALAAKHPRASRR